From Ignavibacterium sp.:
TGTGTAGGGAGCCATCATCAGTTCAAAACCGTGGAGACGCGGCAGCAAATCATTATGAACATAAGCTGTCCAGCGTCCAATCTGTCCGTTGTTTTTCAGCTTAAGATAAATTTCACGAATAACAGCACTTAAAAAAGTTCCCGTTCCAACTGCCGGATCAAGAATTTGAACTCGATGCACTCCATTTTCAAGTTTTGAAGTATCAGCCAATCCGGAAGGAAGATTAAATTCCTTTTGAAGAAGATAATCAACAGAGCGAACAATAAATCTTACAACTGGCAACGGAGTGTAATAAGCGCCCATTTTCTTGCGGAGTTCAGCGTCATACTCTTTAAGAAAATCTTCATAAAAATGAATTACCGGATCGGGTCCAACATTGTCACCCTGAACTCGTTTCAGGGTCTCATCTGAAGATGCTGAAATAAATTCAGCATGACCATTTCCAAAATATTGTTTCATTAATTGCTGAACATCAGCGTGAGCAAAAACTTCGCACAACTCATTAACGATGTACTCTAATCGTTTGTCAAAGTCCGGCCCAACAATGTGATCAAAAAAATGTCTTAGGAAAGGATTGGAAGCAGGAACTAAATCTCGTGCTTCCTGTCGGGAAAAGTTTTCGGGAGAGTTATCGTAATATCTTGCAACAAATAATCCATAAACCAAAGTTTGAGCATACATATCAGCAAAATCTTCTTCACTCAAATCGTGTACAAGTAACTTTTTAATTGTGTTATAAACATTAAGAATCTCAGGTTTCTTTTCATCTTTTTTAGCAAGCACTTCTCTGATATTATCTCTTATTCTTTGTGCTTTTCCTCCCATAATTTTCGCGAGATGTTCGCCTGATTTAATCGGTTCTTTGTGTGATTGAGTAAAATCAATCAAAGTCTTTGCAGCAAACTCAAAATTATCAGGCAGCGGAGTAAGTGTTCTTTTATCTAAATCATATTCGGCAATCTTTATCGGTTCCTGATATTTCATTCCGTTTCTATAAAAACGGAACTCAACATAATCTGTAAGAACAAGATTAGCATAGCCAAAATATCTTTCCATCTGTTTGGACTTTTCAATTTTATCAAGTGACTCACCGATTGCTTTCGCTTCAATGTAAAGAATCGGAATATCGTTTTTCATCACAATAAAATCGGGCTTGTTGCCGTGCTTTGCTTTTGGATCGTGGTCTATTCGTCTTACATTTATTTTTTCAAATACGCCTTGAAGAAGAATTTCGAAGTCAGTGCGATAACCCATTTCGGAAGTTTCCGGATGTGAAAACTTTTTTGAAATTGCAGTTGTATATTTTTCAAAAAGGTTTTTCATTGTTTCAAATAAGAAGGAATATTTTATAATTATAAATTTCTTTGAACAAAAAATAGGATTTTATAAATAAAGGATAAAATGTTTCGACTTATAAATCTATTTGCATATCACCTTCAACGGCTTTAAAGCGGCTTTGTAACGGATTTAAAACGGAAATTAGTCGAATCGAAAAAAAATATTTTTTACGGAATGGCAAAATGCATTTTCTCGGGAGTAATATTAATTGAGAACACATTCTCTCCGTGATTTCTCTGTGGTTCTCCGTGTAATAATTGTCCCGGATTCTTAAGCAAGGGGTTTAACTTCGGTTCAAATTATTTTTTATATAATTTTCAACAAACAATTTTCAGGAGTTTTTATGCTGAAGCAATTATTTATTCTTTTACTGGTCTTTTCATTTATCGCTTTTCCGCAAGTAAAGGATAAAGCCGTATTTACCGAATCAAAACCCGGTTTCTATCAGGAGATGATGAAAGAGATTGAAGCTTTCAATCAAAAAGAAAAGCAAAAAAGAAAATCATTCAAACTGGATTTCAGTTCTTATAAAAATCTTCCTAAATCACTTGATGAATTCAAATATTATTGGTTTAATGAACCTATTTCACAAGGTCAGACCGGAACCTGCTGGTCTTTTTCTACAACTTCTTTTTATGAATCTGAGGTTTATCGTCTTCACAATAAAAAAGTAAAATTATCCGAAATGTTTACTGCTTACTGGGAGTATGTTGAGAAAGCTAAAAGATATATTCGGGAACGCGGTGATTCGTTTTTCGGTGAAGGCAGTGAAGCAAATGCTGTAACTAGAATTTATAAAACTTATGGAGCTGTTCCTGAAGAGGTTTACAACGGATTACTTCCCGGTCAGAAACATCACGATCATCGTGCAATGTTCAATGAAATGGAAAATTATTTAAAGAGCTGCAAACAAAATAATATGTGGAATGAAGAAGAAGCAGTTGAAAATATTCAGGCAATATTGAATCATTATATGGGTGAACCTCCTGCAACTTTTACTTATGAAGGGAAAACATATAATCCAAAATCTTTTCTGAAAGATTATCTGAAACTAAATATGGATGATTATGTTGATATTCTTTCCTATATGCAACAACCATACTGGCAACAGGTTGAGTACGAAGTTCCAGATAACTGGTGGCACAATAAAGATTATTACAATGTTCCATTAGATGATTTTATGAATGCAATTAAATCGGCAATCAAAAATGGATTTACAATTGCAATTGGTGGTGATGTATCAGAGCCAGGTTATGATTCGTGGACAAAATGTGCTGTTGTTCCAACTTTCGATATTCCGGCTGAATACATTGACGAGAATGCAAGACAATTTCGTTTTTCAAATGAAACCACTACCGATGATCACGGAATTCATCTTGTCGGTTATAAAGAGCAGGATGGCAAGATGTGGTTTCTGATTAAAGATTCAGGTGCAGGTGCGAGAAATGTTGAGCCGGTTGGATACTATTTCTACCACGAGGATTATGTTAAACTAAAGATAATGGATTTTCTTGTTCATAAAGATGCAGTGAAAGATTTGCTTGCTAAGTTCAGCCACTAATTACACGAATTTTCACGAACTAAAACTTCGTGTTAGTTAGTGATATTCGTGGCAAAATTATTTTCTTTTAGTATTTGATTTGCTCTTTGAGCGGATTCAGCGGAGTCAAAATATAATCTGAAATTGCCTCCGCTTCCCTCTCTTATTTTCAACAACTCAATGTCTTTGATATTAAGATTATGTTTTGCAAGCACAGAGGTTAATTTATTCAGAGTACCAGCTTTGTCTTCCAGGAAAACAGTTATATCAAACAATGGTTGAATAAATCCTTTATTGTTAAAAGGAATTTCATTTCTGTTTTTGTTTGCAAGTTCAAATTGCTCTTTCAGATAATCAAAATTATCGGAAGCCAAATTTTCTGAAATTGAATTTATTCGCTGAACAATGTTCTTGAGTGATGTTATAATGTTTTGCTTATTGGCTTTGATAATTTCTTCCCACAACTTAAAATCGCTTGAAGCGATTCTTGTCATATCACGGAATCCGCTGCCAGCAAAATTTATAAAGTTGAAATTATTTTCAACCTTTGCAACTTCATTTACCAATGCTACAGAAAGTAACTGAGGTAAGTGAGAAACTTCAGCGGCAATTTTATCATGTAGAAATGCATCAATAAAAGTAAATCGGAGTCCGGTACACTTTAAAAAGTTTAACACATACTCAGTTATTTCATTATTATCATTATCGCATACAAAACAGACAGCATTTTCAAATAAAAGACTATCTGAAAAATCAAATCCGTTTTTTTCTTTACCAGCCATTGGATGCAAACCAATGTACTTTCCTTTACTTGAAATTCTTTTTGACGATTCGAAGAAAAGTGATTTGACACTGCAAACATCAACAATAATCTGATGCTTACTTAATTTTGGATATAATTCTTCAAATAAGGAAAGCGATTTAAAGACAGGTAATGAAAGAATAATTAAATCATCATCCAGTAATTCCAAATGATCATCAACTGATTCATCAATTACATTTTGTTGCTTTGCTTTTTCAAGAACTGATGGAAAGTCAAAAGCAGAAATTTTTAATTCAGGATATTCGAGTCGTAATGATTTTGCAATTGAACCACCAATTAAACCAAGTCCGGCAATACCAATAGAGGATATTTTCACTGTGAAATTTCCTTCATCAGAATTCTGAATTGATCAAAATACAGGGATTGCATTCCATCACTCAGAGCTTTTTCCGGTTCAGGATGAATCTCAATCATTATTCCGTCTGCACCGACCGCTTTTGCAGCTTTTGCAAGCGGAAGAACTTTATTCCTTTCTCCAACTGCGTGTGAAGGATCCACAACAACCGGAAGATGAGTTAGTTCTTTCAAAACAGGAATTGCACTTAAATCAAGTGTGTTTCTTGTTGCAGTTTCAAAAGTTCTTATTCCTCTTTCACAAAGGATTACCTGTCTGTTTCCTTTTGCGAGAATATACTCTGCGGCATTAAGCAGTTCATCAATACTAGCCATCATACCTCGTTTAAGTAAAACAGGACGAAATGATTTTCCCACCTCTGCAAGCAAAGGAAAATTTTGCATATTTCTTGCACCAATCTGAAGTATGTCTGATTTCTCAGCAACTTTTTCTACTTGCTCAGTTGACATTACTTCTGTGATAATTGGAAGGTCAAATTTTTCACCGGCATCTTTTAGCAAATCGAGAGCTTCAAATCCAAGTCCCTGAAAAGCATAAGGAGAAGTTCTTGGTTTGAAACATCCTCCGCGAAGAATATGAGCAAAAGATTCTTTAACTTCTTTTGCACAACTTAAGATTTGCTCTTGCGATTCAACGGAACAAGGTCCGGCGATTACAACAAAGTTTCCCCCACCGATAGTAATATCTTTCACTTTAATTATTGTGTCTTCACTTTTGTATTCACGACTTGCGAGCTTATAAGAAATTTTACCTTTCGTCTTTTTGGTTTCATCTTTTTTAGGACTAACATATTCTGCTGTAAAAGTTTCAAACACAGGAATATCCTTGCTCTCAACTTTTGTTCGCTCAATTTCTTTTTCAGGATAACAGCCAAGCACTTTTAGAAAACGTGTATACTTACCAAGATCATCAATTAAATCCTGGATGCGCGGATTTTTAATATTCCCCTGGAAATCAACATAAAACATTTCCTCCCATGGATTTCCTAAAATCGGTCGTGATTGAAGTTTCGTCATATTCACACTGTAATCACGGAATACTGACAAAGCTTCTACAAGTGAGCCGGCTTTATGTGCTGTTGCCATTATCAAAGAAACTTTAGCAGGAATCCTTTCATCAACCTGGATAGGATTTTTTGCACAGACCCAGAATCTTGTATAGTTGCCTTCCTGATTTGCAATTCCTTCTTTCAGAATTACCACATCAAATATTTCAGCAGTTTCTTTACTTGCAATTGCCGCAAAGTCTTTTCTTCCCTCTTCTTTTATTTTTTGTACTGACTTTGCGGTATCTTCAAAAAACTCAACTTCAACATTTGGTAATGATTTAAGAAACTCACTACACTGCCGCGCTGCCTGATAATGAGTAAATATTTTTTTGATATTCTTCAATGAAGTTTCTGCATTGGCTAAGAGACAATGATTAACTTTAAAAATCTCTTCTCCTACAATTGAGAGATTACTTTTCAACAAGGCATCATAAACCTCATTGATACTTCCTGATGTCGTATTCTCGATTGGCAGAAATGCATAATCGGCTTCATCATTTTCAACTGCATCAATTGCATCATCAAACGATTTACTAAAAACGAAATGGAGATTTTTATCGTTGAAAAAATTATTCGCAGCCAGATAACTGTATGAACCTTCAATTCCCTGAATAGCGACTCGCAAAATATCAGCACCTGATTGATTTTCTTTAGCAATAAAATATTTTTTCTGAATATTCACTGAGTCTTCAATGATCTCACTGAATATTTTTGAGATGAAATGTGTATCAAGCCCTTCAGCTTTTGCTAATTTTATTATATGCGACAGAACTTCTTTTTCCCTGTTGCGATCTCTTATCTCACTGCTTGATGAATCTTTAATCTGAGCGATTTCTTTACTTAAATTTCTTCGTTCAGCCAGAAGTTTAATGATCTGTTCATCAATAAGATTTATTCTGTTTCTTTTTTCTTCCATTTAATCCTTACTTCTTTTTTGGTTGGCGAATATGTTATAAAAATATGTTGAAATCAAGCATTCTCAAATTCTAATATTATAAAGAACGAAATCCTGTTCGTTACGATTAAAATATTTATTGCACATAATCATCATATCAGTTAATTTTAATTGACATAAAAATAAGAGGTGTGCAATGGATACATTAAATCACCTTGATTACTATCGTCTTCCATGGAATCTCACCGATAATTCAATCTCCTGGCTGGAACCAACATCAAAATGTAATCTTTATTGCGAAGGTTGTTACAGAAAAAACGAGAAAGATGGACATAAATCACTTGATGAAATTAAAAAGGATCTTGATGTGTTCACCTCTCTCAGAAAGTCTGATGGAATTTCCATTGCTGGTGGTGATCCATTAACTCATCCCGACATACTTGACATTGTTGCTGAAATAAGAAGAAGAGATCTCAAACCAATAATCAACACAAACGGATTAGCTTTAACAAAAGACTTGATAAAGAAATTGAAAAAAGCTGGAGTTTTTGGTTTTACATTTCATATTGACAGCAAACAAAATCGTCCGGGCTGGAAAGGAAAAAATGAAATTGAGCTGAATGAGTTGAGATATCATTATGCAAAGATGCTTGCAGAAGAAGGAAATATTTCCTGTGCATTCAACTCAACAGTTTATGATGATACAAAACATTTTATACCTGAAATGTTGAAATGGGCGCATAAGAATATTGACATAGTACAGGTAATGGTGTTTATACTTTATCGTGCTGTAAACAATAAAGATTTTGATTATTTCGTTGGAACAAAAAAAATTGATATGAATCAATTAGTTTATAATGAAGATCTTGATTCAAGAGCTGACTTAAAAGCTCCGGAGATTGTTGAGATTATCAGAAAAGAGTATCCTGATTTTGATCCTTGCGCATATCTAAATGGTTCTGAAAAACCTGATTCATTCAAATGGTTATTGACTGGAAGACTTGGTACAAAGCAGAAAATCTACGGCTATCTCGGTGCAAAATCTATTGAAGCGATTCAGATGTTTAATCATCTTTTATACGGAAGATATCTTGCTTACGCTTCTCCAAAAGACACACGCAGAGGGAAATCAATTTTGTTATTGAGTGCTTTTGATAAAAAATTAAGAAAAGTATTCAGGAGTTTTTATAAAAATCCTTTTAACTTGTTCAGAAAGCTTTACTATCAATCAGTAATGATTATTCAACCTGTAGATTTTCTTCAGGATGGCAGACAAAATATGTGTGATGGTTGTCCTGATATTACCGTTTGGAATGGTCAACTTGTTTGGTCTTGCAGGATGGAAGAACAATTAAATTTCGGAATGAATGTAAAAGCTTATCCAAAAGGATTGATGAACTAAAATTCATATTTTGGACAGGAATCTGATCTCAGCATTTAATTATTTGCAGGGAACGAACTCCTATTCGTTCCTTGTGCATTTTTCATATCTTTTAATTCGTTTAATATCTTACCCAATACATTTATATTTGCATTGAAATTTTATCATAAATTTTTTTTGCACCCGTAGCTCAATCCGTCTTTTCTCTGGATGAAAAAATCCGGACAAGTTGGATAGAGCTTTGACTCAATTAAAATTATTGTGAATAATTTTTGAATTATTTTTTGCGCCCGTAGCTCAATCCGTCTTTTTTCTGGATGAAAAAATCCGGACAAGTTGGATAGAGCTTTGAATCGATTAAAATTACTGTAATTAATTTATGAATTATTTTTTGCGCCCGTAGCTCAATTGGATAGAGCACCTGACTTCGGATCAGGCGGTTTGGGGTTCGAGATACCAGTATACGGTATTACTTGCATATTTCTATCACTGAAGCACATAGACAAAAAAAACCGCTTTTCAGCGGTTTTTTCAAGGTTTTTATATAGAATTCCTCTGTTGTTTGTCTCTCCTTTTTCTTAAATATTCTAAAAAAAGGCAACCTATATTTTTCCTATATAAAAAAAATTGACTCCGTTTTGCGGAGTCAATTTTACTCACTTTGCCTTCAAATTATGTTTTAGAATATCTCTATTGAATACCCTATTCCGAGGTAAATACCGGGACTAATCTGTTCCTGATTTGCTACAAGTCCGAAGCCTGCCTGCAAATACAATAACCCCCTATCTTTAGTTTCAGTTACAGTTATAGTCTGTGTTTCTTTGATTGTGTTTGTTATTATTTTATTCTTTAATTCAGCAAGGATGCGAAATTTATTTTGCGCATAGGAGTATTCAACTGCTATGTGTGATGAATCTTCCAGCGTTGTGTCTCCTTTGGCGACTATG
This genomic window contains:
- a CDS encoding C1 family peptidase; the protein is MLKQLFILLLVFSFIAFPQVKDKAVFTESKPGFYQEMMKEIEAFNQKEKQKRKSFKLDFSSYKNLPKSLDEFKYYWFNEPISQGQTGTCWSFSTTSFYESEVYRLHNKKVKLSEMFTAYWEYVEKAKRYIRERGDSFFGEGSEANAVTRIYKTYGAVPEEVYNGLLPGQKHHDHRAMFNEMENYLKSCKQNNMWNEEEAVENIQAILNHYMGEPPATFTYEGKTYNPKSFLKDYLKLNMDDYVDILSYMQQPYWQQVEYEVPDNWWHNKDYYNVPLDDFMNAIKSAIKNGFTIAIGGDVSEPGYDSWTKCAVVPTFDIPAEYIDENARQFRFSNETTTDDHGIHLVGYKEQDGKMWFLIKDSGAGARNVEPVGYYFYHEDYVKLKIMDFLVHKDAVKDLLAKFSH
- a CDS encoding prephenate dehydrogenase/arogenate dehydrogenase family protein — protein: MKISSIGIAGLGLIGGSIAKSLRLEYPELKISAFDFPSVLEKAKQQNVIDESVDDHLELLDDDLIILSLPVFKSLSLFEELYPKLSKHQIIVDVCSVKSLFFESSKRISSKGKYIGLHPMAGKEKNGFDFSDSLLFENAVCFVCDNDNNEITEYVLNFLKCTGLRFTFIDAFLHDKIAAEVSHLPQLLSVALVNEVAKVENNFNFINFAGSGFRDMTRIASSDFKLWEEIIKANKQNIITSLKNIVQRINSISENLASDNFDYLKEQFELANKNRNEIPFNNKGFIQPLFDITVFLEDKAGTLNKLTSVLAKHNLNIKDIELLKIREGSGGNFRLYFDSAESAQRANQILKENNFATNITN
- a CDS encoding bifunctional 3-deoxy-7-phosphoheptulonate synthase/chorismate mutase: MEEKRNRINLIDEQIIKLLAERRNLSKEIAQIKDSSSSEIRDRNREKEVLSHIIKLAKAEGLDTHFISKIFSEIIEDSVNIQKKYFIAKENQSGADILRVAIQGIEGSYSYLAANNFFNDKNLHFVFSKSFDDAIDAVENDEADYAFLPIENTTSGSINEVYDALLKSNLSIVGEEIFKVNHCLLANAETSLKNIKKIFTHYQAARQCSEFLKSLPNVEVEFFEDTAKSVQKIKEEGRKDFAAIASKETAEIFDVVILKEGIANQEGNYTRFWVCAKNPIQVDERIPAKVSLIMATAHKAGSLVEALSVFRDYSVNMTKLQSRPILGNPWEEMFYVDFQGNIKNPRIQDLIDDLGKYTRFLKVLGCYPEKEIERTKVESKDIPVFETFTAEYVSPKKDETKKTKGKISYKLASREYKSEDTIIKVKDITIGGGNFVVIAGPCSVESQEQILSCAKEVKESFAHILRGGCFKPRTSPYAFQGLGFEALDLLKDAGEKFDLPIITEVMSTEQVEKVAEKSDILQIGARNMQNFPLLAEVGKSFRPVLLKRGMMASIDELLNAAEYILAKGNRQVILCERGIRTFETATRNTLDLSAIPVLKELTHLPVVVDPSHAVGERNKVLPLAKAAKAVGADGIMIEIHPEPEKALSDGMQSLYFDQFRILMKEISQ
- a CDS encoding radical SAM protein; translation: MDTLNHLDYYRLPWNLTDNSISWLEPTSKCNLYCEGCYRKNEKDGHKSLDEIKKDLDVFTSLRKSDGISIAGGDPLTHPDILDIVAEIRRRDLKPIINTNGLALTKDLIKKLKKAGVFGFTFHIDSKQNRPGWKGKNEIELNELRYHYAKMLAEEGNISCAFNSTVYDDTKHFIPEMLKWAHKNIDIVQVMVFILYRAVNNKDFDYFVGTKKIDMNQLVYNEDLDSRADLKAPEIVEIIRKEYPDFDPCAYLNGSEKPDSFKWLLTGRLGTKQKIYGYLGAKSIEAIQMFNHLLYGRYLAYASPKDTRRGKSILLLSAFDKKLRKVFRSFYKNPFNLFRKLYYQSVMIIQPVDFLQDGRQNMCDGCPDITVWNGQLVWSCRMEEQLNFGMNVKAYPKGLMN